One segment of Erigeron canadensis isolate Cc75 chromosome 2, C_canadensis_v1, whole genome shotgun sequence DNA contains the following:
- the LOC122588030 gene encoding Werner Syndrome-like exonuclease, producing the protein MSIGMYDHAYYTHDEYNVKFYNDTILTLVTKSPNLVDEWISKIEHIHRRHLHRLVVGLDVEWRPNPTEDVKNPVATLQLCVGRRCLVFQILHSSHIPESLVNFLRNPNYRFTGVGIWDVVFKLSNDYNLCVWKVADLRELAAEVYDVHELNHAGLEDLTEWALDKEIYKPKTITMSNWDEECLSPDQVQYACLDAFLSFEIGRILIKGDYSF; encoded by the coding sequence ATGTCGATCGGCATGTACGATCACGCATACTACACACACGACGAATACAACGTCAAGTTCTACAACGACACCATACTCACTCTAGTAACCAAATCACCCAACTTGGTCGACGAATGGATCTCCAAGATCGAACACATCCACCGCCGTCATCTCCACCGTCTCGTTGTCGGTCTGGACGTCGAGTGGCGTCCAAACCCAACCGAAGACGTCAAAAACCCCGTCGCGACCCTCCAACTATGCGTTGGACGACGGTGTCTTGTTTTTCAAATACTCCACTCGTCTCACATCCCAGAATCCCTCGTAAACTTTCTTCGTAACCCGAATTATAGGTTTACGGGGGTAGGGATCTGGGACGTTGTTTTCAAGTTAAGCAATGATTATAATCTGTGTGTTTGGAAAGTTGCGGATTTGAGGGAGTTGGCTGCAGAAGTGTATGATGTGCATGAGCTTAATCATGCAGGGTTGGAGGATTTAACGGAATGGGCTCTTGACAAGGAGATTTATAAACCGAAGACGATTACGATGAGTAATTGGGACGAGGAATGTCTGTCTCCGGATCAGGTGCAGTATGCGTGTCTTGACGCTTTTCTGAGTTTTGAGATTGGGAGGATTTTGATTAAAGGGGATTACTCGTTTTAG
- the LOC122588032 gene encoding probable F-box protein At2g36090, whose product MATSLTDIHSDIINTHILPCLDGPSLATTTTLSSYLQNLCSDDKIWNRMCKSTWPSSTHPCVQKIISAFPFGHRSFFHDAFPVLVIDPCMREQDQQLDCLTSYTGLSELVSAIDIHYKKEIIYSAVKLTNTSTKNFLSSSLWIELRNDPSIINQSIDLKVDEIGEATLLQLKESLTLNWVVMSTSWKRAGNLSSVKPVRVKEGFLPNEILVQYKTILPGIDPQDIVQCKIHVVLQGEVAAGFQLKTVILKLQDLNSICIKGNDFLVITQRAIMEESKVIRKMVANNDQETMMTCKEFKEMKRKEKEIQKDIAVKNNYTENSLLFFLCVSFLVLFLHFLGPGLG is encoded by the coding sequence ATGGCTACGAGTCTCACCGATATCCATTCTGATATCATTAACACACATATCTTACCATGCCTTGACGGCCCATCTCTTGCAACTACAACGACCTTATCATCGTATTTACAAAATCTTTGTTCCGATGACAAGATTTGGAATCGTATGTGCAAATCTACTTGGCCATCTTCTACTCATCCGTGCGTTCAAAAAATCATTTCCGCCTTCCCCTTTGGTCACCGCTCTTTCTTCCATGACGCCTTTCCTGTTTTAGTCATCGATCCTTGCATGCGTGAACAAGACCAACAACTAGACTGTTTGACATCATATACAGGTCTATCTGAACTCGTTTCAGCTATCGATATACACTacaaaaaagagattatatacTCTGCAGTCAAACTAACAAACACTTCAACCAAAAATTTCCTTTCGTCATCGTTATGGATTGAGCTAAGAAACGATCCAAGCATCATAAACCAATCCATTGACTTAAAAGTCGATGAGATAGGCGAAGCAACTTTATTACAACTTAAAGAATCCTTGACGTTAAACTGGGTTGTAATGAGCACGAGTTGGAAACGAGCAGGCAACTTATCGAGCGTCAAGCCGGTTAGGGTGAAAGAAGGCTTTCTTCCTAATGAGATACTTGTTCAATACAAAACAATCTTACCTGGAATTGACCCGCAAGATATTGTACAATGTAAGATTCATGTTGTATTACAAGGAGAAGTGGCGGCTGGTTTCCAGTTGAAAACGGTGATACTAAAGTTACAAGACTTGAATTCTATTTGTATAAAAGGTAATGACTTTTTGGTTATTACACAAAGAGCAATTATGGAAGAAAGTAAGGTGATTAGGAAAATGGTAGCCAATAATGACCAGGAGACAATGATGACCTGCAAGGAGTTTAAGGAGatgaaaaggaaagaaaaagaaatccaGAAGGACATTGCAGTTAAGAATAACTATACTGAAAATTCTCTCTTGTTTTTCCTTTGTGTTTCTTTTCTAGTGTTATTTTTGCATTTCTTGGGTCCTGGGTTAGGATAA
- the LOC122588034 gene encoding O-glucosyltransferase rumi homolog has product MGDLTKTCPDNYYPKGFIMHDQEHISVAQHMCPEFFRWIHEDLKPWVKTGITKEMVERARKPATFRLVILNGRAYVEKYKKTIQTRDVFTIWGILQLLRRYPGKVPDLDLMFDCLDYPVIQKKDYHQLDSTLAPPPLFRYCSDDYSWDIVFPDWSFWGWAEINIKPWEPLLKDLDLGNKRTKWIDREPNAYWKGPWVAKHRKDLLKCNLSETQDWNARLYVQDWNHEAQEGFKQSHLANQCTHRFKIYIEGSAWSVSEKYILACDSMTLLVTPNYYDFFTRGLMPVQHYWPVKMDDKCRSIKFAVEWGNNHKQKVNEIGRAASNFIQEDLKMDNVYDYMFHLLSRYSRLMKYKPTVPQNAVELCSETMACTSEGLAKQFMEESTVKGPADVSPCIMQPPYDPQTLKFIHDRKMNSIKEVEKWEKDYYEKINQL; this is encoded by the exons ATGGGAGATCTAACAAAAACATGCCCGGATAACTATTATCCAAAAGGATTTATAATGCATGATCAAGAACATATATCAGTAGCTCAACACATGTGCCCAGAGTTCTTCCGTTGGATTCATGAAGATCTCAAGCCATGGGTGAAGACTGGGATAACAAAAGAGATGGTGGAGAGAGCTAGAAAACCAGCCACTTTTCGTTTGGTGATATTGAACGGAAGGGCTTATGTGGAGAAGTATAAAAAAACAATCCAAACACGAGACGTTTTCACAATATGGGGAATCTTACAGTTACTAAGAAGGTACCCTGGAAAGGTGCCTGATTTGGATCTAATGTTTGACTGTCTTGACTATCCAGTCATTCAAAAGaaagattatcatcagttagATTCAACGTTGGCTCCACCACCATTGTTTCGCTACTGTAGTGATGATTACTCTTGGGATATCGTTTTTCCAGATTGGTCCTTCTGGGGTTG GGCCGAAATTAATATCAAACCGTGGGAGCCTTTGTTAAAGGACCTTGATTTAGGCAACAAAAGGACTAAGTGGATCGATAGAGAGCCTAATGCATACTGGAAGGGTCCATGGGTTGCAAAACACAGAAAGGATCTCCTTAAATGCAACCTTTCCGAGACACAAGACTGGAATGCACGTCTCTATGTCCAG GACTGGAATCATGAAGCACAGGAGGGATTTAAGCAATCGCACTTGGCCAACCAATGTACCCACAG ATTTAAAATCTATATCGAGGGAAGTGCATGGTCTGTGAGTGAGAAATATATTCTTGCTTGTGACTCGATGACATTATTGGTGACTCCAAATTACTATGATTTCTTCACAAGAGGGTTAATGCCTGTCCAACACTACTGGCCCGTAAAGATGGATGACAAGTGTAGATCTATCAAGTTTGCTGTTGAATGGGGAAACAATCATAAACAAAAG GTTAATGAAATTGGAAGGGCAGCAAGTAACTTTATTCAAGAGGATTTAAAAATGGATAATGTATACGACTACATGTTTCATCTATTGAGTAGATATTCTAGGCTCATGAAATACAAGCCTACAGTACCCCAGAACGCAGTCGAACTTTGTTCAGAGACAATGGCTTGTACTTCAGAAGGGCTTGCTAAACAATTCATGGAGGAGTCTACTGTCAAAGGACCTGCAGATGTTAGCCCATGCATCATGCAACCTCCATACGATCCTCAAACTCTTAAATTCATACATGATAGAAAAATGAACTCAATTAAAGAAGTTGAGAAATGGGAAAAGGACTACTACGAAAAGATAAATCAGTTGTAG
- the LOC122588033 gene encoding F-box protein At2g27310-like: MTTILPLSSHISFRSINQSYIYISRMATSLTDIHSDIILTHILPCLDGPSLATTTALSSYLQNLCIDDNIWKRVCKSTWPSSTHPRVQEIISAFPYGYRTFFHDAFPVLVINRSMWKQDQQLNCLTSYPGLSELVSAIDIHYKNDIVYSAVKLTNTSTKHFLWSPLWIELTNDQTIINRSIDLKVDDNIGEETLLQLKESLTLNWVVMSTSWKRAGNLSSVKPVRVKEGLLPNEILVQYKTILPGCDPKEMVQCKIHLVLEGEVAAGLQVKMVILKLQNLNSICLKGNDFLVVTQRAIMEQNQVIRKMVANNDQDTMMTCKEFKEMKRKEKEIQKDIAVKNRYTDIFVFCICVYYLVLILHFLGPGSLG, from the exons ATGACAACAATACTcc CCCTGAGTTCCCATATATCATTTCGAAGCATcaatcaatcatatatatatatatcacgaATGGCTACGAGTCTCACCGATATCCATTCTGATATTATACTGACACACATATTACCATGCCTCGACGGCCCATCTCTCGCAACTACAACTGCCTTATCATCGTATTTACAAAATCTTTGTATCGATGACAATATCTGGAAGCGTGTATGCAAATCTACTTGGCCATCTTCTACTCATCCACGCGTTCAAGAAATCATTTCCGCCTTCCCTTATGGTTACCGCACTTTCTTCCATGACGCCTTTCCTGTTTTAGTCATCAATCGTTCGATGTGGAAACAAGACCAACAACTAAATTGTTTGACATCTTATCCGGGCCTGTCTGAACTCGTTTCAGCCATCGATATACACTACAAAAATGATATTGTATACTCTGCAGTCAAATTAACAAACACTTCAACCAAACATTTCCTATGGTCACCGTTGTGGATTGAACTAACAAACGACCAGACCATCATAAACCGATCCATTGACTTAAAAGTTGATGATAATATAGGCGAAGAAACTTTATTACAGCTTAAAGAATCCTTGACTTTAAATTGGGTTGTAATGAGCACGAGTTGGAAACGAGCAGGCAACTTATCAAGCGTCAAACCGGTTAGGGTAAAGGAAGGCTTGCTTCCTAATGAGATACTTGTTCAATACAAAACAATCTTACCTGGATGTGACCCGAAAGAGATGGTACAATGTAAGATACATTTGGTATTAGAGGGAGAGGTGGCGGCCGGTTTGCAGGTGAAAATGGTGATACTAAAGTTACAAAACTTGAATTCTATCTGTTTAAAAGGTAATGACTTTTTGGTTGTTACACAAAGAGCAATTATGGAACAAAATCAGGTAATTAGGAAAATGGTGGCCAATAATGACCAGGATACAATGATGACCTGCAAGGAGTTTAAAGAGatgaaaaggaaagaaaaagaaatccaGAAGGATATTGCAGTTAAGAATAGATATACTGACATTTTTGTGTTCTGCATTTGTGTCTATTATCTAGTGTTAATTTTGCATTTCTTGGGTCCTGGATCATTAGGATAA
- the LOC122589547 gene encoding actin-depolymerizing factor 7-like has protein sequence MANAASGMAVSDECKLKFLELKSKRNYRYITYKIEDQQVIVDKIGGHEQTYEDFTSSLPADECRYAVFDFDFTTDENCQKSKIFFIAWSPDTSRVRMKMVYASSKDRFKRELDGIQVELQATDPSEMSLDIVKSRAI, from the exons GCGAACGCGGCTTCTGGAATGGCTGTGAGTGACGAATGCAAGCTGAAGTTTCTGGAGTTAAAATCGAAAAGGAACTATCGATACATTACCTACAAAATCGAAGATCAACAGGTGATTGTTGATAAGATTGGTGGTCATGAACAGACCTATGAGGATTTCACAAGTTCTCTTCCTGCTGATGAATGCCGCTACGCtgtctttgactttgacttcacGACTGATGAAAACTGCCAGAAAAGCAAAATATTCTTCATTGCCTG GTCACCAGATACATCAAGGGTGAGAATGAAGATGGTGTATGCAAGCTCGAAAGACAGATTCAAGAGAGAACTTGATGGAATCCAAGTTGAGTTGCAAGCCACGGATCCTAGCGAGATGAGCCTCGACATCGTAAAATCACGAGCAATCTGA
- the LOC122588031 gene encoding Werner Syndrome-like exonuclease has product MMSSIYDTYDRYDVEFFDDTILTLVTDIPHLVEEWISEIEYIHRNDLHHLIVGLDVEWRPNTTKGVQNPVATLQLCVGPRCLIFQIIHSAYIPQSLVNFFRNMDYTFTGVGIYEDISKLYTDYNLCVWKVADLRELAADKYDAVELYKAGLKDLAKRVLETEIYKPKWITMSRWDEEWLSPAQVQYACLDAFLSFEIGRILINGPGC; this is encoded by the coding sequence ATGATGAGCAGCATCTACGACACATACGACCGTTACGATGTTGAATTCTTCGATGACACCATACTCACTTTAGTAACCGATATACCACACTTGGTCGAAGAATGGATCTCCGAAATCGAATACATCCATCGTAATGATCTCCACCATCTCATTGTGGGTCTTGATGTAGAGTGGCGTCCAAACACAACCAAAGGCGTCCAAAACCCGGTCGCCACGCTCCAACTATGTGTCGGACCACGATGTCTTATTTTCCAAATAATCCACTCGGCTTACATCCCACAATCCCTCGTAAACTTTTTTCGTAACATGGACTACACGTTTACGGGTGTAGGGATTTACGAGGatatttcaaagttatatactgATTATAATTTGTGTGTTTGGAAAGTTGCGGATTTGAGGGAGTTGGCTGCAGACAAGTATGATGCAGTTGAGCTTTATAAAGCAGGGTTGAAGGATTTAGCGAAAAGGGTTCTTGAGACGGAGATATATAAGCCCAAGTGGATTACGATGAGTAGATGGGATGAGGAATGGCTGTCTCCTGCACAGGTGCAGTATGCGTGTCTTGATGcttttttgagttttgagaTTGGGAGGATTCTGATTAACGGGCCGGGATGTTAA
- the LOC122588817 gene encoding Werner Syndrome-like exonuclease: MTITIYDHELPDYTHNLYDVTFFQTTIYTLVTNTPSFVDTWISDTQQQQQNHPRIIGLDVEWRPNQARNSDNPVAVLQLCVNNRCLIFQILHSPDVPTSLKNFLKNPNYTFVGVGIENDVEKLIEDYNLGVEKMVDVRTVAADFYGMKELKNAGIKDLAMRVLGKEVNKPKGVTMSRWDNEWLVPSQVQYACIDAFLSFEIGRVLMSENQN, translated from the coding sequence ATGACAATCACCATCTACGATCACGAACTTCCCGATTACACCCACAACCTGTACGACGTAACATTCTTTCAAACCACAATATACACCTTAGTCACAAACACACCATCTTTCGTCGACACATGGATCTCCGACacccaacaacaacaacaaaaccatCCTCGAATCATCGGACTTGATGTCGAGTGGCGGCCAAACCAAGCCCGCAACTCCGACAACCCCGTCGCCGTCTTACAACTATGTGTCAACAACCGATGTCTTATTTTCCAAATACTACATTCCCCAGATGTCCCAACATCCCTAAAGAACTTTCTAAAGAACCCGAATTATACGTTTGTGGGAGTCGGGATTGAAAACGATGTCGAAAAGCTTATCGAGGATTATAATTTGGGAGTTGAGAAAATGGTGGATGTTAGGACTGTGGCTGCTGATTTTTATGGTATGAAGGAGCTTAAAAATGCGGGAATTAAGGATCTGGCAATGCGGGTTTTGGGAAAAGAGGTTAATAAGCCGAAAGGGGTTACGATGAGTCGATGGGATAACGAATGGTTGGTTCCTTCTCAGGTCCAGTATGCGTGTATTGACGCTTTTTTGAGCTTTGAGATTGGGAGGGTTTTGATGAGTGAGAACCAGAATTGA
- the LOC122589744 gene encoding Werner Syndrome-like exonuclease — MATTSINKFIHHGHADTTHTAYQVTFFEHTISTLVTHTPSHVDIWITQTEPLLRHTPIIGLDIEWRPDFQNPTSRNPVATLQLCVGRRCLVYQMTHSPFIPNSLKILLKNPNYTFTGVGVQYDVQKLNEDYGIVVAKIADVRELAAQVYGNVEFKNAGIKTLGMLVLRREVEKPKSVTLSRWDDLVLSAEQVKYACIDAFLSFEIGRVLISHKD; from the coding sequence ATGGCGACGACATCAATCAACAAGTTCATTCATCACGGCCACGCAGACACCACCCACACCGCCTACCAAGTCACATTCTTCGAACACACAATTTCCACTCTCGTAACCCACACCCCCTCCCACGTCGACATCTGGATCACCCAAACCGAACCCCTTCTCCGTCACACCCCCATCATCGGTCTCGACATCGAATGGCGTCCCGATTTCCAAAACCCCACATCCCGAAACCCCGTCGCCACTCTCCAGCTCTGTGTCGGACGCAGATGTCTTGTTTACCAAATGACCCATTCACCTTTCATCCCGAATTCTCTCAAAATCTTGTTAAAGAACCCGAATTATACGTTTACTGGTGTCGGGGTTCAGTACGATGTGCAGAAACTTAACGAGGATTACGGCATTGTGGTTGCGAAGATTGCGGATGTTAGGGAATTGGCGGCTCAGGTGTATGGAAATGTGGAGTTTAAGAATGCTGGGATTAAGACATTGGGGATGTTGGTTCTTCGTAGGGAGGTCGAGAAGCCGAAAAGCGTTACGTTGAGTCGATGGGATGATTTGGTTTTGAGTGCTGAGCAGGTGAAGTATGCGTGTATTGATGCGTTTTTGAGCTTTGAGATTGGAAGGGTTTTGATTTCTCACAAGGATTGA